The Puntigrus tetrazona isolate hp1 chromosome 9, ASM1883169v1, whole genome shotgun sequence genome includes the window TTATCAATGATATGAGCAGCCCATGTGcgaaaagtatttatttctgtaatgcattttatttctttatatttttattttattaaacccATTGAACCCATCTAGTTTAATATGCAGTTTCGTAGCTGCTTATTTTGTCATTCTTGTTCTGTAATGTTCCATtaggctgagatacaactatttaaaaatctgtaatctaagggtgcacaaaaaaaaacgaaatattgAGAAGATTGtctttaaagctgtccaaagcttttcttagcaatgcatattactaatcaaaaattaagtgtttaaatatttgttgttgGAAAGGTCCAAAATGGAACATAAGGTTTACTCaatatactaataattaattattttgacccattctatgtatttttggctattgttaCACTGctacacttttaaaatggaaCTGCACATTTTCCAGTTAACAAAGCCTTTTCAGtctcaaattgtgaaaaaatgcaattttctttaaacataaaaatcctTCTCAGTCCAACAAAATTACCACAAATGTTGTCCCAACATAGTTGTCTGAACAAAGAATTTCATAGTTTATTCATGCTgtaatgcatgctgggaactcacaAAGCCTTAACATTTCAACAGCATTTTGCAGTTACTTTTAGGagattattgttttgctgtttgctgacttcatttaaactttttgttgttttatcattattgttagttattgGTTGTTCCTTGATGTAAAGACCTGATCTTTGTTGGTTGTCAccgtttttctatttttgaggCCTTCAACCAAAGGAAGACTAACCTATCCATTGAAcactgtaaagaaaaatgttgtttcaacTTGTTACCTTGCTGCCTAAACATTTTTAGTTGAGTCAgcttcaaatttttatttacttaaagtaACCAAGTTAAAAAATGTAGGCagcggggtaacaagttatttcaagttgaaacaattcaaaggttttgaaagaaagaacaCCTTTTCTCTCATGACATGACAGGGTTTCGTTTCTCCTTCTTGTAAACTCTATAGGTGCAAGGCTTCCAAAGCAGtgtgtttttacatgttttacatgTTGTGTTCACATACGATCATTCATGCAATGATATTGGTAGCATACGAATGTTTCATGAATTTTCATGAGCATACATTTTATTGCAATCTCgatatgatgtttttatcacccagccctaatggatggatgggtggatggggTACTACACTCGTAAAATAAAAGGGGTTTTCACAACAATGCCACGCAAGAACTATTTTGTACTCACCGATGGATgtagttttgtaaaaaaatgataCTGCTTTTCTATCAGCGTGTCAACCGAAAACACTGTCAGCGATCGTTAAGCTCTTGCGTTGTTCTCAAGTACTCATCACACTCATGCCTTCCAGTCAAATCACTCAGTTGAGCTTAGTGGAATAAGCCCATTCAATTATCTCAAAGGGTCCATTAACATGTAACGGAGAAAAGTCAATAGTTTTACAGCTTTTGTTGTCAGTTGTATTCCTTGGTCCTGAATGTCGATCTCTTCTTCAGGTTACTCCTGGCCCCTGCCTGCATCACTGTGTCCCATGTGGATCTACTTGGATGTTCTCTTTTCCACCGCCTCCATCATGCACCTGTGCGCTATCTCGCTGGACCGTTATGTGGCCATCCGTAACCCCATCCGACACAATCGGTCAAACTCACGCTCCCGCGCCCGGGCCAAGATCACGGCCGTGTGGACCATCTCAGCAGGTACACCTGGTGCCATGACACCGTGCTGTGGCGTTGACGTGAAGCCTTTATTATTACACTGTTGTGAACAGAACGTCATGACCCTGatgtatatacattattatcaGGCAGCATCGACCGCTGACTCTGCTTTCAGAAAATCCTAGAAAATGTTCCTTATTGGCTTGAGATGACCTTGGCTGTTTAGAGCCGCTGCTGAAACAAAGAGTGTTCCAAAGAGGGTCTTTAAACGTTTATGTGTACTTGAATATGAATTGCTTTCGGGACTAGAGAAATCAGTAGCTAATAAACCTCCATGCCTTTTGTCATTCACAAGAGGAAAGGCAATTGAATACATGAGTGGAGGAGAGAGTTTGGTCTCTGTAAATGAGATGTAAAATTGCAGCAATATTCAGTTATATTATAGATTGGAGCTGAGAGACAACAATGAAACCTGCAGCAGCGAGTGCAGCTTCATCAGTATCCTGCTGATTATGTCAATGGAGCACCACAAGGAAGAAATAattgagaagagaaaaaaatagcataatgGAAAGGTagaaattaatgaattttaCAGGTCTGGCTCATTGAACGCTGAAATCAGGAGTGTTTCAAGCACGTTATTTTCACCACATCTCAAATCATGTGTTGTGTTTAATAGCATACTCTGGTGGATAtgatcatttaaacatttttaaaataaaatcgtCCCATCTTTGCTAAGACTGATTTCATTTTGGGGATCGTAAAGTacactcaaatattttttttccttttacactttttacacAAGCTTGCTCTCAATCAAAAAATACTGTTCACAAGtgatatttatcttttattgttCTTGTAcacaaaatgtgtataaaatgtgtgtaaaaatgcatgtaatcaTCTGttgaaacaaatgtatatttatttattaagagaCTTTAGTATAAAAAAGAGGGGGGGAAATAGGCAAATGGTTTCAGTGTAGCcttcatataaataaagaaaaagaaatctattagtttttaataaaaatcaacctCTGCTGTGCCCAAAGTTGAAGAAATGCCCTGGCTGTGCATTAAAATATCACTGATATTCTTCAGAATGACCCCAGACGAGTCCTGTAGTTCGAGCTGCATGCAGGAAAGACAGAAAAGGATATTATGagcagaaaatgtaataaagtgaATGCCATAATGGCATTTACATCACAGTagtgtgaaaagaaaaacaaaacagtctaATGAAACACATTCGTAATGCAAAGCCGGTATAATTAAAGTCTATAGAGACCGGTATAGAACTGTACTAATAAAGTGGgtaaactgtacatttttggaTCCTCAGTCTCAAACCTCTGTGAGCTTCAGGGTGGTCAAAGAGCTGAGAGCTAGTGCTGCTTTAAAGTGAAGAAGACTTTCAGATGGTAATTATGTGTCATTTGGGGATCAAAGTAGATCTACTAACATTTCGGAGATTAGGGCTTTTTGAACATGCTTTTCGAGTGAGATGCTTTTCAAAAACAGCAAGTCTGGTTGTTAAGactaaaaagtgtttttctaaTTATCAGTTGAGAAGCCGCTTAGCACTGAGATAGCATAAACATACAGAATTAGCTTGGTCTTTGCAGTGGAACATTTGATAGGTGTTATTTTTCCTGCATTAAAGaatccatttatccatccattcatgtatttgtaatgcaaacaaaacagcTATATTCCCCTCTCAGTCTGCTTTAAGACACTTTAGAcaaaactattgtttttttttttttgttcaaacaatttattagattttaggctgttatatatatatatatatatatatatatatatatatatatatatatatatatatatatatatatatatatatatatttttttttacatttcgttaaattcctctttttttttctcatgcacTGAACTTCAGACGCTTTTGTAGCCAACTTTGCAATTCAATTGCTatctatattctgaaggtttttcCAGAGGAGTGTGTTCATATATAATTCACctgatttatataacattttattcttaaaagttttttttttcttaagccTGCTGACAGTATTTCTTGATTTTAAAACCTTCAGAGCCCTGGAAATATGTGccaattaatgcatattaaatgagATTATGTCTTATCTACGtcttaaaaaatgacatttcagacAACTTGTAATGCAAAACAGTTGTGATCAATCGACTGAGAATTATGGTGAGTATCTGTTAGTCAAAATTTGTACCATTTACCTCTGGTGTCTTGTCTTAAATCATTCAGCACATAACATGTTTAACTGAGATGACTGTAAATAAGTCCATTGTGAAGATGCAACCCTTAAAGCTTGAGAGCTGTCAGTGGATTTGAGCAAAGCACCATCACAACTTACATTATAATGCTGCTTTCTGTTTACTCTCATCTCCAGGATAAGAAATGTGATGCCAGAGGAGGCTGATAGTCACTAAGATAACGTAACCCCACTCTAAACTCAGTTTTGAAGGAGAAACCttactgatatatatttttaatctccTCATCTTCCTCTCAGATTTTGACACACAGCGACAGCCATTTTTATCACTCTGCGGTTCTTATCACAGTCATCCAAGGCCTGCAGTTATCCGTAGATGCACAGCCAATGCCAGACGCATTGTCCAGAGGCACGAGGTCCATCATTGCACCCCCCACCCCATCCTTCCCAGCTCGGTTTCCCCCAACAAACCCCCGAGATCAGACACGATTTGCAGAGATTTACTGTTGCCATGGAGATGTCTTATCACCATGGCAGTTTCACTGAAAGTTTGTCCTTGAGCGATACAAGCTTTCCATTTGCAAGATGCTAGCGGAAATGAGAAGTATATCATATTCAACATTATACAGGCCGAACTGAACGCTAATGGTCGTAAATAGCTGTGTTATTGAGGGCATGCCTCTAAACCGTTATAGGCAACAGGAGAAATAAAGTCCCATCAATTACTGTGAAGTAACCCAAAGGCATGTGACAAAGACGGACATTTTTGCTGCCTAAGCATAAGCAAGTTGTCTGAGCAAGTCGAGTAATACGAGCCTGTCCTTGAACAAGAGATCCATCAATCACAGGGTTCCCATCGAGCCGCCCAGcatgtttttcataaatatacGCCACCTGCGCTCTCAGTTTGAAACTGTTTAatgatttgtaaataaatgatgtgttAGCGCTTGAAACAATTAATGGAAAGTGTTTACACATGATTACGAGCCAAGAGCTATTTGAAGATTATCATTATCATTGAAACAAGATGTGATGATTGGATAGCAGATAGAACGTGTGCTGTTGAACTGATGTTCGTGtacagctgtgtttgtgtgtgtttttccttgGCGATAAGAGATATCAGAGTTAGTCACCTGTTTAAGTGATGCCCCTATATATGAGCAAACATTTTCTAGTCTAAGTGAACTGTAGGGCTTGTTATCTTTGAAATCATGTCCAAAAATCACAAGaattaaatgattttcaaaatacattaatgGAATTAAAAACCAGTGGATGGCACTAATATAGCAATTCTACTGTATTTATTAAGCTGTTAAATAACAATTGATGAGGTtaaatatgatgatgatgatgatgattattgacagtgaattattattttttaaatatagttctGTATACAAAAAATCAATTAAGAGGATATTTTACCTGATAAAAATACCACACAACACAATgaataatgttatgtttttctAAATTTTGTGCTGccattactaataaaaatggaTAAACTGTGTGTTAACATGTTATCTATGGcagcaatattatatataaaaaataataaactcttTATTACCATACCTTGGTAAAACAACTTTATTGTTAATTAGGgttgttaatgcattttaatactcgtttattattatttattattattaatcagtgAACCTTATTTTCATTGTGAACATAAGAGGGTATTCCTTTACCTTATTTAATGATGTTAACCTGTTCTATATTGAAACTACATTATTTATAGCACTATATGAACTGTGATTAATTTATGTCTGCTTGTACAAATGGACCGCATGCGAAAAAGACACAAATAGAACAGCTGCATGTGTCAAAGACAAACTGCAGGTCACACAACTTTGCTGCTTTTTGTGTTTCGTGTGAAATAAACAACTGTCATCATTTCTCCTGTTGTTGGTTTATCTGCCACCTTGTTTTTTGGTCTGTCACAATTTCTGCCGACTAAACTAAACTACAAATGCACTTTCTTCCCCCTTGTCTCTCTGCAGGCATCTCCATGCCAATCCCAGTGCTGGGTCTGCGCGATCACACCAAAGTTTTCAAGGATGGCAGCTGCCTATTGACTGACAACTCTTTCGTGTTGATTGGGTCCTTTGTGGCTTTCTTTGTGCCATTGACCATTATGGTGGTGACCTACTTCCTGACTATCAGCGCTCTGCAGAGTGAGGCGACTCTCTGCCTCGACCAACTGGTGCCCAGGCCCAAATGGAGCGCAGGATTCACTCTCAACTTCCTCCCCGGACCCTCGTTCTCGCCCTCAGAGAAAAAGCTGTTCTTGCGGCGCTCGTTGAGCCGAGAGGCGGGGGCAGACTCAGGGGTTGTGACCCCACCTTTCGGACGGCACACGGTGCAGACCATCAGCAACGAGCAAAAAGCCTCCAAAGTTCTGGGCGTGGTTTTCTTCCTGTTCGTGGTCATGTGGTGTCCGTTTTTCATCACTAATGTATTAGTGGTGGTTTGCGAGCCGGTGACGTGCGACGCTGATGTGATGAACAGACTGCTGAATGTGTTCGTGTGGGTCGGTTACCTTTCCTCCGCCGTTAACCCGCTGGTTTACACGCTCTTTAACAAGACTTACCGCTCAGCCTTCGCCAGATACATCCGATGCCAGTTTCACGAGGAGAAGAAACCGCTACAACTAATTCTGGTCAACACCATTCCACCGCTGGCCTATCAGTCCACACACCTGCCGCTCACTGGATCAATAGGCAATGGGGATTTCTCTCTGCCCCTTCCCAATAAAAACCACCATCTGTccaaaagcagcaaaaatgaGAGTGTCAGCTGCTTGTGAATTCACTCGGCGAACTCGCAAAATGCCAGACGTAACCCTGGATTTTCTTCTGGGTTTCATGTTTGGCATTCTCTCCGTCTTACCTTTGCAGAAATCAGTTATGATTGGTCTAAAGTATTAGTAGTCAAAGCCCAACTGCATCAATGAACGGACGGCTTCACGATCTATGACTGTATCACAGCGTACTCACACATCAAAAGAACTCTGATCGGGATTTGTCCTGACTGCAAATGTCAGTTGAATCAATGGGATGAAACCTCTCTGgttataaaaattgtatataagtGTTAAGTCAAAGTTTAAGTCAAAGTTAGTTTTTTATGTAGCACTTTATATGCAGAGAGTGAAGTCTAAATTCATGGGAGATCAACAgtgttttgtttacagcatCTGTTTTTTGAAAACAAGCGTGGTTGATGTGACTTGAGTTTTTGTACTGCGTCAAACGACTGAGATGCTGTAGCCTCGTATAAGCTGACTTGTGTGCTGCTGATTTATCATTTTAGCAGACATTTGTATTACTAGTCACTGAATCCAGACACAGAAGGACAAGATAGTGGTTTTAGGACCTTACCTTAAAAAGTATGAAACAGTTTCTGGGATCAAAGCATAAGGaccacttttatttaattattagaagtgacttttttaaatgattcctATTATATGATAAgaacaatgataaaaaaaatcatgcctaTAGAAGCCTGTTTCCACttcagagtaaaataaaataagtaaaattgtGAGActatgttttaaataagaaatgtagGGCCCTATCATATATTGGTGCGAGGCGCAGCGCAAGTGAGTTTGCTAGTTTCAGTCTGACGCGTTTAActagcaaatgcatttgcacCCTTGTGCTTGCTGGtccaaaaaaaaaggtgttttcagGAGCATTGGTGGTGCGTTGCtattttaatgaactgaaaataGGCTGAAAAAAGAAACCTGGTCTAAAGTCTAATATCAATgcgcagtattttttttgttgctatttATAATGGGCGGGTCCACAGCGCGCGTTGACTTATCGTAGgctacatacaaaaaaaatgtaatgatggaCAGTCAATGAGTGTTTTCAGAATTAGCCTTGCGCACGAGCAAATCGGTTTCTTTGTTTGAGAAGAGTTCAGATTTTTGCCAAAAAAGTCCACCATGGCGCGAGCGCAACTCGATGATACTCTGATTGATTTAGTGCACGTTATGCCCAAAAAACACCCATTATTtaagagaaaagagaaacaatCCATTTGGACTATGCGCCCGTGCGCACAGACcgttttaaaatagcaaaagtggATTTGGACACGAGTCCTGAGTGCACCTGCACCGTGAACTTTAGATTTTGGGccctatttttacattttcaaatacaaagCTATGTATGAGACATGTATGGGGGGGGTCACAaatgctgcattcatttgattaaaaaaaatacagtaaaagtaatattgtaaaatattgttattgtttaaaattactgttttctatggtaatgtattttaaaatgtcatttggtgGCAGAGCTTTCAGTATCCATTACTGTatccttcagtgtcacatgatcctttagaaacaGTTCTAATCTGCTGATTTGGtgaataagaaataattattatcaatgttgaaacaCTTAATATTGTCGTGGAAACGTTTAATTTTTTCAGtgttctttaatgaatagaacttttttaaaaaacagcatttaaaatggaaatctttGGTAACATGGTAAATGTCGCTTTTGGtctatttaatgcatccttgctgaataaaagtatcagtttctttttttaaaaaaaagcaacaaaacaaatgtgcagAGCATATAGTATGGTTTAAATCTATAGCTGTTACTCTGAGGaggaaatgggcttccatagaAACTTTCTCGGATAAATCTTTAAAAGACTACAATCCAGATTAGAAAGCATGCTGTTTGAGCAGTATTTTCCTGGTGGTAAACATCAGCAGAACCAGCCAAAACTAGAGGAAACCAGCAGAAACCAGCCTGGCGCAGCATGAAAAGTctaagctttttatttcaaaagggAACCGTATCTGCTTTTCACCCTGTCATTTTGGACCGATCAAAAACAATTTCTGAGACCTTTTGGCGTTGCACATATTGTTCAGGTAGTGGCAGTATTCAAACCCAACGCTTACATTTGTcagatttgacatttttgtttttttttgaaaacgtgCTTTTAAGAAGACCTGTaagtttttggttttgaaaatgtacctCTGGATTCAGGGTTCCATGGCAACACAAAGGGTTCAGATCTCAGCACCTCGTGAAAACCTCTGATCTGTTTTCTGATTCTATTTCCAGTGTCTGAGTTGACAgcgctgctgttgttgttgttgttgttatggtGATGGTCATAAACTTGTTTGCAGACATCGAATGAGTCATCTCTGTTTCATCTTCCTGAGTGGATAATTATGCCAGGTATATAGGTGCGGTATTTAGCCGCCCTCATTCCAGTATATCAAAGATATATTAAGCAGCCCCGACAGCCAGAGCAGATAAACATTTGTAACTCGATGTTCCAGAAAACGTTGTTTTTCTAGGGTTTTCTGCCAGCCTCTGTATTTAATGGTCATAATTTGGCTCTGTTATGGCTGGCCATGACAGTAAGAGCGTGAAGTTCCATTAAGCCACACTGCACATGAATAACTCAATAAAGGAATGTAGAAGCTGCACAATGGGAGCTGTTTAGTATTTAGTCCATTAAAccaaacaactcaaaataaaaatactattttacaaCCCCGTAGAAAAAGTGAGCAAGTTGTGAGTTGGCCTTCTGGTTAGAGTAAAACAGCTTGCACTGTCCTTTCGACCTAACTGTACTTCTCGTACTTCTGACAGCGAAAAGAGCAGAATATGTGCCAGAGACTCCATTAAACATCACCAGAGCATCGAAGTTGAGAGCGCAGATTCGATCTGTGGTATTCTACACTGGATTTTGTACATTCCGTTGAGCTGACAGCGCCGGACACAGAAAGCATTTCCATTACGCCGGGTCTCCCCTGAGTCACTACAGTTCAGtcatgaatatgaatgaatttTTGTAGACTGTAAAACAATCAGTTGTGAGGAAAAGTCATGTTCCATCAGCCGCAGGGTGATTTGCCAATTTCCCGCAGGCTCGGAGCAGCTGCTTGAATCACCACAATATGTTTGCAGTTGCGTGAGAAACTGCGAAGAAGAACAgtacataaacaaatacatgttcTGAACTGACTTTTCTACAGTACTGATTTGTTCGGTGTTGTAGGCAGTTTCCTGCGATACAGaaatatgaatgtaataatGCTTGAGTAAGGTTACTCAAAACTCAATTACTTAAAGAATTATTTGTAGTTAGTCAGGCACACAGCATGCGTATATCTATCATTCttaacagataaataaatcatgattttgtttttgaatacatatttcaaatgcaaatttagcatgaattgtttttttaaataacgaaaatagcaaaaaatagttatttagaGGAACAAACTGTGCTTTCAATGTACTGTTTTAAAAACGTTATTAGGTTAGGttttataaatgtgattttttaaaattaaataatttattatttttgtattaattaataattagagGTTTGCTAAGGTTTCAtagtatattaatatgtaaatatatatgacaCACTCAATGCAACCTGACAtataggcctatatatataaaaaaatgtcaggttAAGTGTTTGTGTGCGTCTGAAGTGTGTCTTAATCTGTGTGTGGGTTGTATCAAGAAGGCATTTATGATATGACTGGCACCTGCACGATTCCTAATCAGCAAGGTGCAGCCGTGGCTGCTGGGAATCAGAAGACGTGTGGGTggcattttcttcaaaattaaataaccttaaggtgatttttttttttttctcatttcattcaCTGACCCAAAAAACATGCACACGTTCCAAAACACACCTACACATggaaacacactctctctctcacacacacacacacacacactctgactcACTCagtcattctctctctctctctctctctctctcacacacacacaccagtaatttaaatcaattaaagaaTGCTTTGTAAAGAGGTTTTATCAAACCCAGAACTAACTAATACGCCCACCTCGACTCGTGCGAGTATCAATCCTCCAggggtagagagagagagagagagagagagatgggaaaGCCAGGCTCAATGCAAAGTTCTTTGAACTTTAAGTATGAAATGCCAACTGTCACAGCTGCTCAAAAATGAGAGCATGCGAAAAAGAGAGCGAGGGAAAAATAGAGAGGGAAAGCTGGCATAAGAGGCACGAGTAAAGAATGAACCCTGTTTGACACTCCTTTCATGTATTTTCTGGGGTTCTCCTAAACCCTCTTCTGAGCTGATGCTAAATTATTCACATATGTCAGATCCCGCCTGTAATCCTAATTAATGAATCATCTCCGCGATACATGGGAGGCTCATTAAAAGAGTGCAGAACAGAGTCAAGGAACAAAGGTGAAAAAGATTACTGCAAATAAAATGCCAAAATCACCATATATAAACAACTTCcctctgttttcattttcttcctttCGTTTCTCTCCCCTTTCCCTTTCTTACCTTGCGCTAAATTACTTTTAGACTGACAGGTAGTAGATGAAATGATGTGGGATGCCTCTGATCCGGCCAGAAATGGAGCTTTTCACTGATGTCAAGCATTTGCCACGTCTGCTTCCTGTTGACTACGGACGCCTGACCCTCTGAGATTTCCATTAAGCTGTTATGATAGCTTCATCTCTCTGATGGGATGATTATAGTCAGCTGGCTAATCGACTATTCAGTTCACGTGTATTTTTCACACATAAACATGTGCGACACTTAATTTGAGTAATGCGGTCTGCGGTGTTGGTCATAATAGCTAAAGGCACTCAGCATGTTAAAGCTATTGAGATCCAGGCCTGATCTAAAGCGCTTCTGGCCACTTAAAGATGTCACGAggacacttaaaaatgtattatgagtTTCTCGTACGATGTGCGATATATCTAAATTAATTTTCAAGCAGCACACCGGCTTGTGAGGTATATACTCACTCTCAGGGTGAATGTAGGCACCCACGGCACTAATGTTTCACAGCTTTTCTGACCTTCTGCTTTTTTTCCACTAGGGTACAATTTCTAAGTACTTTATTGGGTTTTACAGCTGTAATCTAAACTGCTCCATAAAAGCATCATAATTCTAGAGCGCGTTCTTAGAATCAAAGATCTGCGGAAGATTTATGTGCAGTCAAGGCCAGTTGGCTAGTTTCTGCATGCAGCTACGCTTCATATTTCTTTTGAGAGTGCCAAGAAAATAACACGCTTTCAGTTTCAAAAACAGAGCGTTTGGAAATCGCTGGAGTGCAGGCCATCGCTCAGTGTGAAATCAATCCATTGAAATGGTTTATCAGCGGAAAGGTCCCTCGCCGGTTCTGATCTTCACAGTTTCGCGAGTCACATGACCATgtcatttccttttttcagcTGTGCTCTTATCCTCAGGTGATCAGTAAAGAATTAGGGCAGAGAGGGAGACAAGAGGGCGGGAGTATCACTTCTGGTAATTCTAAAATAGAtagtaatttatattttgtaatttgtgaAAAAATGATGTGTTAAAAAgcagctaaaaaaatatatattaaagaggGGCTGTTTAATACggttgaattaaaaacaattgaattaaatacaattaaaaaaaaaactcatatgtGTCAGTATGACTGTAAAtcttaaatgcacatttaaagagtagcaataaataaatcaaataaatactaaataaatggTGGCAGTATTTCGGTGGTAATTCACatcttattattaatttaaatgtgcatgTACTAAATAAGTATACTCTAAAATggataataaattatattttaaattcataaaaatttgtaaaaagcaaaaaatttgcagcaaaaaattatttaaataaaattatattaaaaataaaaaaaattgtgtatttctaAATCCTAACTGCAGATTTAAATGATAgcaataaatcaaatacatgcttaatacaaataaataaactaaaaattatttgatgTGTCACAGTATGAGTGTATCCTAAATACTAAATCTGCAGAATTCATTAAACTCTCTCACATATGATACAATGAAAGAATTTGTTAAACAATTGaactttagtaaaaaaaaaaaaaaaaatcgaaataaaaagaaatatgattaaacaaaaactacaaatgtaacatttattttttatgtagaaAAAAAGATCCATTCAGCAGCAGTTAGAATGATTTAGTGTTCAGCAGGACAAAGGAAATCCACCTTAACCATCACAAGGTTAGACTAGATTCTTTTGCACTCCATACAAATCACCAGCCTTGGTCTTGATGCGTAACTGTAAATCAAATCAATTTGCCAGTGTGCATCACCTTGGCTGTAAATCTCACTCTTTTCATGCTTCCCTGGTACATACTTATgctattagtaaaaaaaaaaaaagaaaaaaagaaaaagagttcAAATCACttggttaaaaaaagtaat containing:
- the htr2aa gene encoding 5-hydroxytryptamine receptor 2A isoform X2, which translates into the protein MWIYLDVLFSTASIMHLCAISLDRYVAIRNPIRHNRSNSRSRARAKITAVWTISAGISMPIPVLGLRDHTKVFKDGSCLLTDNSFVLIGSFVAFFVPLTIMVVTYFLTISALQSEATLCLDQLVPRPKWSAGFTLNFLPGPSFSPSEKKLFLRRSLSREAGADSGVVTPPFGRHTVQTISNEQKASKVLGVVFFLFVVMWCPFFITNVLVVVCEPVTCDADVMNRLLNVFVWVGYLSSAVNPLVYTLFNKTYRSAFARYIRCQFHEEKKPLQLILVNTIPPLAYQSTHLPLTGSIGNGDFSLPLPNKNHHLSKSSKNESVSCL
- the htr2aa gene encoding 5-hydroxytryptamine receptor 2A isoform X1, giving the protein MNLHANISKPVPKSIFTSSNLMPFDPDTWTPSPDIMLGNVVRNSSIGCNRSWADTEASLFPNLSISSTSSEKTEPLSWQRCNGETSKEELVRKNWAALLILVVVIITVTGNILVIMAVNLERKLQNATNYFLMSLAVADMLLGLLVMPVSMVTIVYGYSWPLPASLCPMWIYLDVLFSTASIMHLCAISLDRYVAIRNPIRHNRSNSRSRARAKITAVWTISAGISMPIPVLGLRDHTKVFKDGSCLLTDNSFVLIGSFVAFFVPLTIMVVTYFLTISALQSEATLCLDQLVPRPKWSAGFTLNFLPGPSFSPSEKKLFLRRSLSREAGADSGVVTPPFGRHTVQTISNEQKASKVLGVVFFLFVVMWCPFFITNVLVVVCEPVTCDADVMNRLLNVFVWVGYLSSAVNPLVYTLFNKTYRSAFARYIRCQFHEEKKPLQLILVNTIPPLAYQSTHLPLTGSIGNGDFSLPLPNKNHHLSKSSKNESVSCL